Proteins encoded within one genomic window of Nitrospina gracilis 3/211:
- a CDS encoding IucA/IucC family protein — translation MMRLPSPIDKVSTCADPASAAVMHALADAMMQENLFGVMDRADVLDAMPEAEGIPGFELGSGEFYFRLPLKAPDSWIVFRGRHHAFLQPFRLSRLPVLHLSPGDGEWIWQEQSPGELVRHLAASLGGRGAESAFPNLPALLDDLHLSVEQNRLSLAQAEDVEAAVTARIHPGLVSWERFAALQDRPFHPTARAKSGWSAEAYRRYGAECGRDFALEWVAVARDCITTSPAARGSDPSDSILSEAEKRELKEGMCRAGVSSNEYCALPVHPWHEHRVLPDVLSGEFERRVCVPLATQLGRFVATSSVRSLAPLSGGAAHLKLPLAIRSLGALRILPPRYLHNGVEGQKLLEQVMARSARTDEQLHLCREDKWWSLSTPEDGPLADRPGYLSCMMRTYPEHVLNDPDIDLIPMSALPVVTPDGRMSAMEKILSHGSGPQKDGGCALELFSIICRKLIEFSFVCFGYGVMPEVHGQNVLLVMRAGSLDGLVLRDHDTVRIHRPWLRDHGLTEPDYRLNHTTPGTMIHERPEDLLMYFQTLGVQVNLYAIVHALAQAYPVSDCDGWRVIRNTIESALIRLDLPDAARRVLERELLRNETWPSKLVLTPFLKSKLPSAGMPSARGRMPNPLRALDILTVTGKMHP, via the coding sequence GGATCGTGCGGATGTACTGGACGCAATGCCCGAAGCGGAGGGGATTCCCGGCTTCGAACTGGGATCCGGGGAGTTCTACTTTCGCCTGCCGTTAAAAGCTCCGGACAGTTGGATTGTTTTCCGGGGCCGGCATCATGCCTTTCTGCAACCCTTTCGATTGAGCCGACTGCCGGTCCTGCACCTGTCACCCGGCGACGGCGAATGGATATGGCAGGAACAAAGTCCCGGCGAGTTGGTGCGCCACCTGGCTGCGTCGCTGGGTGGGCGCGGCGCAGAATCTGCGTTTCCAAACTTGCCCGCCCTGTTGGATGACCTGCATTTGTCCGTCGAACAAAACAGGTTGTCTTTGGCGCAGGCGGAAGACGTTGAAGCCGCTGTCACCGCACGGATTCATCCCGGCCTTGTGTCCTGGGAACGGTTCGCCGCATTGCAGGATCGCCCGTTTCATCCGACCGCACGTGCCAAAAGCGGTTGGTCGGCGGAGGCGTATCGCAGGTACGGTGCGGAGTGTGGACGGGATTTTGCGTTGGAATGGGTCGCGGTGGCGCGTGACTGCATCACAACCAGCCCCGCTGCCAGGGGAAGCGATCCGTCGGATTCGATCCTGAGCGAGGCAGAAAAGCGGGAGCTGAAGGAGGGCATGTGCCGTGCCGGTGTGTCGTCCAATGAGTATTGCGCTCTGCCGGTGCACCCCTGGCATGAGCACCGGGTGTTGCCGGATGTGTTGTCTGGCGAGTTCGAGCGCCGGGTCTGCGTGCCGCTGGCAACGCAACTCGGCCGGTTTGTTGCTACGTCTTCGGTGCGTAGTCTCGCTCCCCTGTCCGGTGGAGCGGCGCACCTCAAACTTCCGCTTGCCATCCGTTCACTGGGAGCGTTGCGCATCCTGCCGCCGCGTTATCTGCACAACGGTGTGGAAGGGCAGAAGCTGCTGGAGCAGGTAATGGCACGTTCGGCCCGAACGGATGAACAACTGCACCTGTGCCGGGAGGACAAGTGGTGGTCGCTGTCCACCCCGGAGGACGGGCCGTTGGCGGACCGTCCGGGCTACCTCTCCTGCATGATGCGCACTTATCCGGAACACGTTTTGAACGATCCCGATATCGACTTGATTCCTATGTCGGCCTTGCCGGTAGTGACGCCGGATGGACGCATGTCGGCCATGGAAAAAATATTGTCCCACGGGTCCGGCCCACAAAAGGACGGAGGCTGCGCTCTGGAGTTGTTCAGCATCATTTGCCGGAAGTTGATCGAATTTTCTTTTGTGTGTTTCGGTTATGGCGTCATGCCGGAAGTGCACGGCCAGAATGTCTTGTTGGTGATGCGCGCCGGAAGCCTCGATGGGCTGGTGTTGCGGGATCACGATACCGTGCGCATCCATCGGCCGTGGTTGCGGGATCACGGCCTCACCGAACCGGACTACAGGCTCAACCACACGACGCCGGGCACCATGATCCATGAACGTCCCGAAGACCTGCTCATGTACTTTCAAACCTTGGGTGTGCAGGTCAATCTTTATGCGATCGTTCATGCTTTGGCGCAAGCCTATCCGGTTTCCGACTGCGATGGCTGGCGGGTGATTCGAAACACCATTGAGTCCGCCCTCATCCGGCTGGATTTGCCGGATGCGGCGCGGCGTGTGCTGGAGCGGGAACTTCTGCGTAATGAAACCTGGCCGTCCAAACTGGTGTTGACTCCGTTTCTGAAGAGCAAGTTGCCGAGTGCGGGCATGCCCAGTGCGCGCGGTCGCATGCCCAACCCGTTACGCGCCTTGGATATTTTAACCGTCACCGGAAAGATGCATCCATGA